One genomic region from Mauremys reevesii isolate NIE-2019 linkage group 7, ASM1616193v1, whole genome shotgun sequence encodes:
- the EXOSC1 gene encoding exosome complex component CSL4 isoform X1, whose protein sequence is MAPPVRCCVPGERLCSLEEGAAGSGTYTRHGYVCAALAGCLAKTSEDGALPVVSVVRDAESQLLPDVGAIVTCKVCSINSRFAKVRILYIGSTPLKSAFRGTIRREDIRATEKDKVEVYKSFRPGDIVLAKVISLGDIQSNYLLSTAENELGVVVAHSEAGAQMVPISWCEMQCPRTHSKELRKVARVQPEFLQT, encoded by the exons ATGGCCCCGCCGGTGCGGTGCTGCGTCCCAG GTGAGCGGCTCTGCAGCCTGGAGGAGGGCGCGGCGGGCAGCGGGACCTACACCCGGCACGGCTACGTGTGCGCGGCGCTGGCCGGCTGCCTGGCGAAGACGAGCGAGGACGGAGCG CTGCCGGTGGTGTCTGTGGTGAGAGATGCCGAGTCCCAGCTCCTGCCCGACGTAGGGGCCATCGTGACGTGCAAG GTGTGCAGCATTAACTCCCGCTTCGCCAAGGTGCGCATCCTGTACATCGGCTCCACACCGCTGAAATCCGCTTTCCGAGGCACCATACG GAGAGAAGACATTCGAGCCACAGAGAAAGACAAG GTGGAAGTTTACAAGAGTTTCCGTCCTGGGGACATAGTCCTGGCCAAAGTG ATCTCCCTGGGGGACATACAGTCCAACTACCTGCTGAGCACAGCGGAGAACGAGCTGGGCGTGGTGGTGGCTCACAGCGAAGCAG GGGCACAGATGGTGCCGATCAGCTGGTGTGAGATGCAGTGCCCCAGGACACACTCCAAGGAGCTCCGCAAGGTGGCCCGCGTGCAGCCAGAATTCCTGCAGACCTAG
- the PGAM1 gene encoding phosphoglycerate mutase 1 — protein MAAYRLVLLRHGESAWNLENRFSGWYDADLSPAGSQEAQRGGEALRDAGYEFDICFTSVQKRAIRTLWIVLDAIDQMWLPVVRTWRLNERHYGGLTGLNKAETAAKHGEAQVKIWRRSYDIPPPPMEPDHPFYSTISKDRRYADLTEDQLPTCESLKDTIARALPFWNEEIVPQIKEGKRVLVAAHGNSLRGIVKHLEGMSEEAIMELNLPTGIPIVYELDKNLKPIKPMQFLGDEETVRKAMEAVAAQGKAKK, from the exons ATGGCCGCCTACCGGCTCGTGCTGCTGCGGCACGGCGAGAGCGCCTGGAACCTGGAGAACCGCTTCAGCGGCTGGTACGACGCCGACCTCAGCCCGGCCGGCAGCCAGGAGGCGCAGCGCGGCGGGGAGGCGCTGAGAG ATGCTGGCTACGAGTTCGACATCTGTTTCACCTCTGTCCAGAAGCGGGCAATCCGCACTCTCTGGATAGTGCTGGATGCCATTGACCAGATGTGGCTGCCTGTGGTGAGGACCTGGCGCCTCAATGAAAGGCACTACGGTGGCCTGACAGGCCTCAACAAGGCTGAGACAGCTGCTAAGCATGGGGAGGCCCAGGTGAAGATCTGGAGGCGTTCCTATGATATCCCACCACCTCCCATGGAACCGGACCACCCTTTCTACAGCACCATCAGCAAG GACCGTCGTTACGCCGACCTGACCGAGGACCAGCTGCCAACCTGCGAGAGCCTGAAGGACACCATTGCCCGGGCCCTGCCTTTCTGGAACGAAGAGATCGTGCCCCAGATCAAGGAGGGCAAGCGCGTTCTCGTTGCCGCCCATGGCAACAGCCTGCGAGGGATTGTTAAGCACCTGGAAG GCATGTCCGAAGAGGCCATCATGGAGCTCAACCTGCCCACTGGCATCCCCATCGTCTACGAGCTGGACAAGAACCTGAAGCCCATCAAGCCCATGCAGTTCCTAGGGGACGAGGAGACTGTCCGCAAGGCCATGGAGGCTGTGGCAGCTCAGGGCAAAGCCAAGAAGTGA
- the EXOSC1 gene encoding exosome complex component CSL4 isoform X2, whose amino-acid sequence MAPSVTTALLAGANGKTAFSGRLPERQAWPRRCGAASQLPVVSVVRDAESQLLPDVGAIVTCKVCSINSRFAKVRILYIGSTPLKSAFRGTIRREDIRATEKDKVEVYKSFRPGDIVLAKVISLGDIQSNYLLSTAENELGVVVAHSEAGAQMVPISWCEMQCPRTHSKELRKVARVQPEFLQT is encoded by the exons ATGGCACCGTCGGTTACAACCGCACTTCTAGCCGGGGCCAATGGGAAAACGGCTTTCTCAGGGAGACTCCCAGAGCGGCAGGCATGGCCCCGCCGGTGCGGTGCTGCGTCCCAG CTGCCGGTGGTGTCTGTGGTGAGAGATGCCGAGTCCCAGCTCCTGCCCGACGTAGGGGCCATCGTGACGTGCAAG GTGTGCAGCATTAACTCCCGCTTCGCCAAGGTGCGCATCCTGTACATCGGCTCCACACCGCTGAAATCCGCTTTCCGAGGCACCATACG GAGAGAAGACATTCGAGCCACAGAGAAAGACAAG GTGGAAGTTTACAAGAGTTTCCGTCCTGGGGACATAGTCCTGGCCAAAGTG ATCTCCCTGGGGGACATACAGTCCAACTACCTGCTGAGCACAGCGGAGAACGAGCTGGGCGTGGTGGTGGCTCACAGCGAAGCAG GGGCACAGATGGTGCCGATCAGCTGGTGTGAGATGCAGTGCCCCAGGACACACTCCAAGGAGCTCCGCAAGGTGGCCCGCGTGCAGCCAGAATTCCTGCAGACCTAG